One window of the Sulfitobacter alexandrii genome contains the following:
- a CDS encoding 3-hydroxyacyl-CoA dehydrogenase NAD-binding domain-containing protein produces the protein MTDKIEYSRQDDIAVLRIRNPPVNALSQAVRQGLSDAMDRAEAEDGVKAVLIVGEGRAFIAGADITEFGKPPQEPFLPDLCTRIEGSPLLVVASMHGVSLGGGLEVALGAHYRIAQPDARVGLPEVHLGLIPGAGGTQRLPRLTGAEKAIEIITSGRQVKAAEAEELGLVDRVTEGDPEAVGLAYVRELLSTGAPRRPVSELPAPEPIDWDATYDSVLKKGRGQISPATAVRAVQDSAEHPFAEGMKRERAHFMDLMQTDQRKGMIHAFFNERAVGNLPELKGVEPRALQSVGIIGGGTMGAGIATAALLAGLNVILIEMKQEAADAARERIAGNLQGAVKRGKLSESRYEAMMTTGLEVSVNYDSLRDVDLVVEAVFEDMGVKREVFGRLDAVCKPGCVLATNTSYLDVNEIAAATSRPEDVIGLHFFSPAHVMKLLEVVVADKTAPDVVATGFALGKALGKVSVRAGVCDGFIGNRILAVYRTAADHMVLDGASPFQIDKALTDFGFAMGPFAVADLAGLDIGWATRKRKAPHRHPEERVPTYIDRLCEQGHFGQKTGEGYYVYEKGKRGGTPNPKIAELVAEEQAERGITPRDFTDEEIVRRYMCAMVNEAAKVVGEGIARRPLDVDMTLLFGYGFPRFWGGPMKWADIQGLDNVLADIERYAQEDAWFWQPAPLLKKLVAEGRTFDDLNKAAS, from the coding sequence CGTGCGTCAGGGTCTCTCCGATGCGATGGACCGGGCCGAAGCCGAGGATGGCGTGAAGGCGGTGCTCATCGTGGGCGAGGGACGCGCCTTCATCGCCGGCGCCGACATCACAGAGTTCGGCAAGCCGCCGCAGGAACCCTTCCTGCCGGATCTCTGCACTCGGATCGAAGGCTCGCCGCTGCTGGTCGTGGCCTCCATGCACGGTGTTTCCCTTGGCGGCGGGCTCGAGGTGGCGCTGGGCGCCCACTACCGCATCGCCCAGCCCGATGCGCGGGTGGGCCTGCCCGAAGTGCACCTCGGCCTCATTCCCGGCGCCGGGGGCACGCAGCGTCTGCCGCGCCTCACCGGGGCCGAGAAGGCGATCGAGATCATCACCTCCGGGCGTCAGGTCAAGGCGGCGGAAGCCGAGGAACTGGGTCTGGTCGACCGCGTAACGGAAGGCGACCCCGAGGCGGTCGGCCTCGCCTACGTGCGCGAACTGCTGAGCACCGGCGCGCCGCGCCGCCCGGTCAGCGAATTGCCCGCGCCCGAACCGATCGACTGGGATGCCACCTACGATTCGGTGCTCAAGAAAGGGCGCGGCCAGATCAGCCCCGCCACCGCCGTGCGCGCGGTGCAAGACAGCGCCGAACACCCCTTCGCCGAAGGCATGAAGCGCGAGCGGGCCCATTTCATGGACCTCATGCAAACCGACCAGCGCAAGGGCATGATCCACGCCTTCTTCAACGAACGCGCGGTGGGCAACCTGCCGGAACTCAAGGGCGTGGAGCCGCGCGCGCTGCAATCCGTCGGCATCATCGGTGGCGGCACGATGGGCGCGGGCATTGCCACGGCGGCCCTGCTGGCGGGCCTCAACGTCATCCTGATCGAGATGAAGCAGGAGGCGGCGGATGCCGCGCGCGAGCGAATCGCCGGCAATCTTCAGGGCGCGGTCAAGCGCGGCAAGCTGTCCGAAAGCCGCTACGAGGCGATGATGACGACCGGTCTCGAGGTGTCGGTCAACTACGACAGCCTGCGCGACGTCGATCTGGTGGTCGAGGCGGTGTTCGAGGACATGGGCGTGAAGCGCGAGGTCTTCGGCAGACTTGATGCCGTCTGCAAGCCCGGCTGCGTGCTGGCGACGAACACGTCCTATCTCGACGTGAACGAGATCGCCGCCGCGACTTCGCGGCCCGAGGACGTGATCGGCCTGCACTTCTTCTCGCCCGCGCATGTGATGAAGCTGCTCGAGGTCGTCGTGGCCGACAAGACCGCGCCCGATGTCGTCGCCACCGGCTTTGCGCTGGGCAAGGCACTGGGCAAGGTCAGCGTGCGCGCGGGCGTGTGCGACGGCTTCATCGGCAATCGGATTCTGGCGGTCTACCGGACCGCGGCGGACCACATGGTGCTCGACGGGGCGTCGCCCTTCCAGATCGACAAGGCGCTGACCGACTTCGGCTTTGCCATGGGGCCGTTTGCCGTGGCCGACCTCGCGGGGCTCGACATCGGCTGGGCCACGCGCAAGCGCAAGGCGCCGCATCGCCACCCCGAGGAACGTGTGCCCACCTACATCGACCGGCTCTGCGAACAGGGGCATTTCGGCCAGAAGACCGGCGAAGGTTACTATGTCTACGAGAAGGGCAAGCGCGGGGGCACGCCGAACCCGAAAATCGCCGAACTGGTGGCCGAGGAACAGGCGGAGCGCGGAATTACGCCACGTGATTTCACCGACGAGGAGATTGTGCGGCGCTATATGTGTGCGATGGTGAACGAAGCGGCCAAGGTCGTTGGCGAAGGCATCGCACGCCGTCCCCTGGACGTCGATATGACGCTGCTCTTCGGCTACGGCTTCCCGCGGTTCTGGGGAGGACCGATGAAATGGGCGGATATCCAGGGACTGGACAACGTGCTGGCGGACATCGAACGCTACGCGCAGGAGGATGCGTGGTTCTGGCAGCCCGCCCCGCTGCTCAAGAAACTCGTGGCCGAGGGCCGGACATTTGACGATCTCAACAAGGCCGCCTCGTGA